The Methanomassiliicoccales archaeon genomic sequence GTCGCGAGCTTGCTCGCCCTCGCCTCGTTATTCCTCGCGTTGAAATGGGTTCCTGAACCGGAAGAGAAGGTCAGGAGGGAACACATTGAAAAAAATATTTTGGATCAGCCACTCATCGTCTTCGAAAAAGTCAAATATTTTCCTCACAGGCTTCTTCATATTCTTCGAATCAGCACAAGAAATCTCAGCATGCGAAATTTTCCTTCGAATTTAAAAAAATATTACATCATGACATTTCTTGCATTCACGGGTTTTCTCACGTTCTATGTGGGTCTTCCAATTTATCTGAGAAACTATGTTGGTATTTCTAACTCAGAAGTTTTCGTTGTTTTTCTCGCGAGCTCAGCGGTTTCAGCGATTACCTACTCGATTGCGGGGAGATGGGTTGCACGTTTTGGCGGAAAGAAGACGCAACTGGCTGCGTTTGTTGGAAGAATCGTCCTTTTTCCGTCTTTCTTCGCTGTCACCTTCCTTCCTCTGACCAAAGAGTGGCTAATCATCACTCTTTGCATCCTTCACGGACTGATCGGTTTTTGCTGGGCAAACCTCAGTGTCGCGGGAAACGCGCTCGTCTCGAACATGTCGTACTCGGAATTTCGAACAGAATCTCTCGGTATTTATAGCGCAATCCAAGGTCTTGGATCGATCATGGGATCATTCATCGGAGGTATCATAGCTGAGTATTTCGGTTTCTTTGCGACATTCGTCATCGCATCCCTTTTTGTCCTCTGTGCGGCAATCATTCTAATGATCCTCGATGTGGAAAAAGGACCGTCAGAACAAGCAGATCAGCACGCTATTCATACATGAAGGAGCATGAAAGATCATTTCTGTCTGATTGCACCCGCGATTTTTCTTCCAAAAGTAACGGCTTTGGCCTCTTCTCCAGGTGCAAGAGGCCCCTTCATGTTCTCGACGATAAACCATTCTCCGGGTACGGCAATTTTCATTCCAGCACGTTCCATCATTTTCTGAATCTTCTGAGCGCCGCCTTTCGAAGCCTTGTCGAATCTCGTATCAAAGGCCGCTCCAATCTTTCCGGACGCACCAGTTTTAATTGCAGATTTCAAAACTTTCTTAATCGCTCCAGTTGCACTTCCAACATGAGTAGGACTTCCCAAGACCCAAACATCTGCAGATTTGAAATCATCCGCTGTGACCGAATCCGCTTTTTTGCAAGTTACATCGTTGAGGCCAACTTCCTTCATGCCAGCGCATATGGACAAAGCAATCTTTTCCGTATTCCCATATGACGAATCATAAACGACCAGGACTTTCACGATATCACCAATAATTGATCATTGATACCTTCCCTTATACAATTTGCGTATCTTTAGGGTGGAACATCGAAGGAATTCTGAAATCACTATTGAAATTTAAAAGACGAATACAGTCGACTCTATATCCAGATTCACGAGCTACCACTGAATTCCTTATTACCAAAGAATACTAAAATCACGAACAAAGAATCATTCCAAAATCGTAAATAAAGAAAGTGCAGGGAGGAGGATTTGAACCCCCGAACGCCTACGCGACGAGACCCTGAATCTCGCACCGTTGGCCAGGCTTGGTTATCCCTGCAACTAGATTAAGAAAGAGAGATACTGTCGCGATACTAAAACCTTACCCAATACTCAATCCATGAGTATTTAGGGCTTGAGTTCAAGCCGTTTGATTTAGTAATCCTGACATTTTATTTGGATAAGTAAAGGAAAAGCAACACGCAATGATGCCTGATTTATAGGAGTTCGTCAAATTCAGAATATTGAGAGAGATGGCGCTCGACGAATACAAGAAAAAGAGAAATTTTATCATAACCCCGGAGCCAGAGGGAAGCGTTCAAGGGATTGAGGATGAGTTTGTCATTCAAGAACATCATGCCTCGCACTTGCATTTCGATTTTCGCCTTTCCCTTGACGGCGTTCTGAAAAGTTGGGCTATTCCAAAAGGTGTCCCTTTGGAAAAGGGCGTCAAGCGTCTCGCTGTCGAAACAGAAGATCATCCAATTGAATATCTTAATTTCGAGGGCGTGATTCCCGAAGGCCAATATGGTTCCGGAGAAGTGAAGATCTGGGATAGAGGGAAATTTCATCTTGTCGAGAGAACCCCTGACAGAATCGTTATTGACATCGAAGGCACGAAACTGAGAGGCCGATATGCACTGATCAGATTTAAGGGAAAAGAAAAAGATGTAAAGAACTGGCTCCTCATCAAGACGAAATAATTAACAGAAACGATTTGATTCGAGACGAATTTGATCTGATTTTTTCGAAAAAAAACTCGAGACAAAATTATCAAAAGAGACCAAGATAAGAGAAAAACAATAAAAAGAAAAATTACTTGGATTTCTTCATGATTTTCATCCAGCCGCCGCTCTCGTATACGGCAAGTCCTCTCTTCGCGAGCGTCTTCTCAAATTCTTCCCATGAGATGATCTCGAGGCGAGGATTGTTTCCCTTTGTGAATTGGACACCAGTTGTTCCCTTGACACGTCCGGGCTTCAATCCTTTCTTCTTAGCAATTTCTTTTGCCTTATCCAGGCTTATTTGTTCCATTACCAATTCTTTTCCCTCCTATTTTTGCAAGTCAATTTCGGCCAGCAACAGGCCATATGACTGGTTAGTAATGCTTTATGCTCATATATAAAATTTTTCATATAATGCTCTTTATCCAGTGCCTATCCCTTTTAAAAATCTATCTCTCGCCGAATCAACAAACCAGATATATGGCTAATACTGGCAGGCAATCTGATCCGTTTTCACGACTCTCCTAACCCTCTCCTATTTACAAATATTGCGATTAAAAAGCTTTATTTCCGGCAATTTTCTTTTAATGGCGATCTAACGTGACATCACTTTTCGGCTCCTCAGGCATCCGCGGTCTTGTCAATCATGAAATGACAATTGATTTGGCACAAGCGGTTGGCGCTGCCATCGGTGGTCAGTATCGCAGGGTTGTCATCGGGAAAGATGTTCGAACGAGTGGGGACATGATCGCTTGCGCTCTCTCTTCTGGAATCATGTCATGTGGTGGTGATGTTTACGATGCTGGCATAGTACCAACGCCTACCCTCGCGCATGCGACAAGAGATTACGATTGCGGTATAATGATCACGGCCTCCCATAACCCACCAGAATACAACGGAATTAAGATATGGAATCCCGATGGATCCTCATTCGATGATGATCAGATGGAAGACATCGAAAACGTGGTGAGATTGCTAAAGTTCAAAAAGGTTAACTGGAGAAGCGTCGGGACGAAGTTCACACATGAGGGCGCGGTCGAGTCTCACATCGAAATCATTTCAAGACTTGTCGACCCAATTGCGGCAAAGGTTGTCGTTGATTGCGGATGCGGTGCTACCTCTATCATCACGCCCCGCCTTCTTAGAGAACTCGGTTGTAAAGTCATCTCGATCAATTCGCACCCAGATGGCTTTTTTCCAGGAAGATTGCCAGAACCGACAGAAGATCAACTGGTGCGATTGAAAGATATCGTTCTCAACGAGCATGCCGATATCGGCATCGCCCACGATGGTGATGGCGATCGGGTTGTGATTATCGACGAGAAGGGACGATTTATCGGGGGCGACAAATTGCTTGCCCTGCTGACTGCAATGTTTGGAAAAGGCGGAGTGGTGACGACGATCGATTCCTCGATGATCATCGACGAATTGGTTGGGGGCAAAGTGGTAAGGACAAGAGTTGGTGACGCGTACGTCTCGACCATGATGAAACAAACTGGGATCGAGTTTGGCGGGGAGCCTTCGGGCACTTTCATTTTCGCGAAGAATTCGCTTTGTCCCGACGGG encodes the following:
- a CDS encoding MFS transporter; translation: MKKNEESWYYTFLPYNIAGGSTSPLIPLFVTEGLKGSLTQVGIVSAISSIASVPGNILWGNLSDTTKKRRPFVLLGFGGMAFALFMMAISTTISSYYLANFFFGLLACAAAPVGTVLVLESFGKHEWARRLGDFSKVGGIGWVAGLILGSLWLEFMPGAKESVFSLRGLFLVASLLALASLFLALKWVPEPEEKVRREHIEKNILDQPLIVFEKVKYFPHRLLHILRISTRNLSMRNFPSNLKKYYIMTFLAFTGFLTFYVGLPIYLRNYVGISNSEVFVVFLASSAVSAITYSIAGRWVARFGGKKTQLAAFVGRIVLFPSFFAVTFLPLTKEWLIITLCILHGLIGFCWANLSVAGNALVSNMSYSEFRTESLGIYSAIQGLGSIMGSFIGGIIAEYFGFFATFVIASLFVLCAAIILMILDVEKGPSEQADQHAIHT
- a CDS encoding flavodoxin domain-containing protein, producing the protein MKVLVVYDSSYGNTEKIALSICAGMKEVGLNDVTCKKADSVTADDFKSADVWVLGSPTHVGSATGAIKKVLKSAIKTGASGKIGAAFDTRFDKASKGGAQKIQKMMERAGMKIAVPGEWFIVENMKGPLAPGEEAKAVTFGRKIAGAIRQK
- a CDS encoding DNA polymerase ligase N-terminal domain-containing protein, which produces MALDEYKKKRNFIITPEPEGSVQGIEDEFVIQEHHASHLHFDFRLSLDGVLKSWAIPKGVPLEKGVKRLAVETEDHPIEYLNFEGVIPEGQYGSGEVKIWDRGKFHLVERTPDRIVIDIEGTKLRGRYALIRFKGKEKDVKNWLLIKTK
- the glmM gene encoding phosphoglucosamine mutase, producing the protein MTSLFGSSGIRGLVNHEMTIDLAQAVGAAIGGQYRRVVIGKDVRTSGDMIACALSSGIMSCGGDVYDAGIVPTPTLAHATRDYDCGIMITASHNPPEYNGIKIWNPDGSSFDDDQMEDIENVVRLLKFKKVNWRSVGTKFTHEGAVESHIEIISRLVDPIAAKVVVDCGCGATSIITPRLLRELGCKVISINSHPDGFFPGRLPEPTEDQLVRLKDIVLNEHADIGIAHDGDGDRVVIIDEKGRFIGGDKLLALLTAMFGKGGVVTTIDSSMIIDELVGGKVVRTRVGDAYVSTMMKQTGIEFGGEPSGTFIFAKNSLCPDGIYAAALLVKIASENKISEIVDSLQIYPSFRGSFNFEHARRREIESRLAQEIEKVKCDNLLTMDGFRAEFSDGWFLIRLSGTEPKMRITVEARTEEALTRLKTISTEIARRCIS